GTGAACAAATATGTGATATATTTACTTCAACTATACAATGTTAGACCACACACATCAACTCCATACTACCGTAAGGGGAATGGACAGGCAGAGGCAAGCAACAAAACAATCATCCGGATTCTAAGAAGGACGGTCGAAGAGCATCAAAGGGGATGGCATGAACAATTACATCTCGCTGTATGGGCCTATAGGATGTCGAAACGAAGCGCTACAGGAGTGTCGCCCTACTCGCTCGTTTACGGGAAAGACGCAATCCTACCTGCAGAAATTGTGATCCCATCTACGAGAGTAGCAATGGCAAGTCACACAATACCAGATGACGTAAGTCGATTTGCTCATCTGGACGTGATCGAAGAAAGAAAAACGCAGAGGAAACGGTTCGTTGAGGCATACAGAAAACGGACGACAAATTACTACAATCAAGGCGTCAAACAAAGGAAGTTTGAAGTAAACGAGCTAGTCCTTAAGATTGCCCCACATGTCCAACGGAACGCCAACGCTGGAAAATTCGTGGAAAATTGGGAAAGACCCTGCAAGATAAGAAAAGTAGCGGAAAGTGGGTACTAAAAGCTCAGCCGGATGAGCGGTACCAAAGTGAAATCCTCGATTAATGGTAAGTGGCTGAAGAAATTCTATGCTTAAATCAACGAATGTAATAGCGGT
This DNA window, taken from Papaver somniferum cultivar HN1 chromosome 3, ASM357369v1, whole genome shotgun sequence, encodes the following:
- the LOC113359231 gene encoding protein NYNRIN-like, with amino-acid sequence MVTPWPFHSWALDIIGQINPMSSKRHKYIITATEYTTKWVEAIPLKDYAGATIATFIKEYIICRFGAPMIIMADNTKSFVNKYVIYLLQLYNVRPHTSTPYYRKGNGQAEASNKTIIRILRRTVEEHQRGWHEQLHLAVWAYRMSKRSATGVSPYSLVYGKDAILPAEIVIPSTRVAMASHTIPDDVSRFAHLDVIEERKTQRKRFVEAYRKRTTNYYNQGVKQRKFEVNELVLKIAPHVQRNANAGKFVENWERPCKIRKVAESGY